Proteins encoded by one window of Bradyrhizobium sp. B097:
- a CDS encoding inorganic diphosphatase, with the protein MEIAFEVRRIGLLKMDDDGGDDEKIIALSASQLTQRSNVQISLRLRCYLGLRLYRANEPTSRHALESGQDLGDQLGRARPIQPIEAEILAEVVVVLFGLVFAKETESF; encoded by the coding sequence GTGGAGATCGCATTTGAAGTGCGGCGGATTGGCTTGTTGAAGATGGATGATGACGGCGGCGACGACGAGAAGATCATCGCACTGTCGGCGTCACAGTTGACCCAGCGATCGAACGTACAGATCTCCTTGCGCCTGCGTTGTTACCTCGGTCTTCGTCTGTACCGCGCGAACGAGCCTACATCGCGTCATGCCCTCGAGTCCGGGCAGGATCTCGGCGATCAGCTCGGTCGTGCTCGACCAATTCAGCCAATAGAGGCCGAAATCCTCGCGGAAGTCGTCGTCGTGCTGTTTGGTCTCGTTTTCGCCAAGGAGACGGAAAGCTTCTGA
- a CDS encoding Fic family protein, which yields MSYQDVLGTHKQLFEDVCPWAGEDRAATAPNTAVTKGDVLFAHPGQAQRAVEYGLQLGNDPAVMVKKPGEVMGDLAYGHPFLDGNGRAIMVVHAVLSQAPSGRLCGAEGGKIAAFWIRA from the coding sequence ATTTCGTACCAGGATGTCCTTGGTACCCACAAACAGCTGTTCGAGGACGTTTGCCCATGGGCGGGCGAGGATCGCGCCGCCACGGCACCCAACACCGCAGTCACCAAGGGTGACGTACTGTTTGCCCATCCCGGGCAAGCCCAGCGTGCCGTAGAATACGGCCTACAGCTCGGCAACGATCCGGCTGTGATGGTGAAGAAGCCGGGCGAGGTGATGGGCGATCTCGCCTATGGACACCCATTCTTGGATGGCAACGGCCGTGCGATCATGGTCGTGCATGCGGTCTTGAGCCAAGCACCAAGCGGACGTCTTTGCGGCGCCGAGGGCGGAAAGATCGCGGCGTTCTGGATCCGCGCTTAG
- a CDS encoding EAL domain-containing protein, whose translation MKAYLNSYLSKLLAGDLAAFGGPSTDEAVAGYIRAEQLSLVLSYSLGIMLANVCNATVLAIALWHSPDRNFALIWAVTVVCGALSIGLRARSSRLMTKPQFVSRQAMHRLVRNALALGTAWAIVPVAFFANASNGGQLVITCLCSGMLAGGAFAFAAVPVAAVAFTAPIFVGTAICLGRNDDFVYLLVALLVAAYGFVLLRGVFAHSFEFTRRTIAQLEAERRGRRDPLTQLPNRFAFNESLEGALNRLARTGEEFAVLLLDLDRFKEVNDKFGHPAGDEFLVQAAARLQRCVRQIDTVARIGGDEFALVMASLTKVEDALEVAERFVGAFAEPFAIEKCEIAGTISVGIAVAPRDGDVPHELLRNADIALYRAKQAGPGTICFFEISDGKSAHERRALQRDLELAIDRDELFLLYQPFFDIRENRVTGFEALLRWRHPVRGVISPTEFIPIAEETGLIHGIGEWVVRRACATLSNWPSDLRVAVNFSAAQFHNTSILQTIVQALSQARVAPHRLEIEITESMLISKYAPASTILNSLLQLGVTVALDDFGTGYSSLTYLLKLPYTRIKIDQSFIRDMLSRPDSAAIVKSIITLTQDLRIGVVAEGVETTEQLDYLRQTKCDEVQGYLIGRPVAADHIFALLDQDKQRSTPAA comes from the coding sequence ATGAAAGCATATCTGAACTCCTATCTCTCGAAGCTGCTGGCCGGGGATCTGGCGGCATTCGGCGGGCCGTCCACGGATGAAGCGGTCGCAGGATACATTCGTGCCGAGCAGCTCTCCCTCGTGCTGAGCTATTCGCTGGGCATCATGCTGGCCAACGTCTGCAATGCGACCGTGCTCGCAATTGCGCTTTGGCATTCGCCCGACAGAAACTTTGCGCTGATCTGGGCTGTGACCGTCGTCTGCGGCGCGCTATCGATCGGCTTGAGAGCGCGTTCATCACGACTGATGACCAAGCCCCAGTTCGTGTCACGCCAGGCCATGCACCGGTTGGTACGCAATGCGCTGGCCCTCGGAACCGCCTGGGCAATTGTACCAGTGGCCTTCTTCGCGAACGCCTCCAATGGCGGGCAGCTCGTCATAACATGTCTCTGCTCAGGGATGCTTGCGGGTGGCGCGTTCGCCTTCGCCGCTGTTCCGGTGGCGGCAGTTGCGTTCACGGCTCCGATCTTTGTGGGTACGGCGATTTGCCTCGGCAGAAACGACGATTTCGTCTATCTGCTCGTTGCTCTCCTGGTAGCGGCCTATGGCTTCGTGCTCCTGCGCGGAGTTTTCGCCCATTCTTTCGAATTTACCAGACGCACGATTGCTCAACTGGAAGCCGAAAGGAGGGGCCGACGGGATCCCCTGACGCAACTGCCGAACCGTTTTGCCTTCAATGAGAGCCTCGAAGGCGCTCTCAACCGCCTCGCCCGCACGGGCGAGGAGTTCGCGGTTCTTCTTCTCGACCTTGATCGCTTCAAGGAAGTGAACGACAAATTTGGCCACCCCGCGGGTGATGAATTTCTAGTGCAGGCCGCGGCGAGACTGCAGCGATGCGTGCGGCAGATTGATACTGTTGCGCGCATCGGTGGCGACGAATTTGCGCTTGTTATGGCCAGTCTGACCAAGGTCGAGGACGCCTTGGAAGTCGCCGAGCGGTTCGTCGGCGCCTTCGCCGAACCATTCGCGATCGAAAAATGCGAGATCGCGGGGACGATCAGCGTCGGAATCGCAGTGGCCCCGCGTGATGGCGACGTGCCTCATGAGCTCCTGAGGAATGCCGACATTGCGCTCTATCGTGCCAAGCAAGCGGGGCCCGGAACGATCTGCTTCTTTGAGATCAGCGATGGCAAATCGGCGCACGAGCGCAGGGCGCTGCAGCGGGATCTGGAGCTCGCGATCGACAGAGATGAACTGTTCCTCCTCTACCAACCGTTCTTTGATATTCGCGAGAACCGCGTCACTGGCTTCGAGGCCTTGCTGCGCTGGCGGCATCCCGTCCGTGGAGTAATTTCTCCGACCGAGTTCATCCCAATCGCCGAAGAAACCGGACTGATTCACGGAATCGGCGAGTGGGTGGTCCGACGCGCCTGCGCGACGCTCTCAAACTGGCCGTCGGACCTCAGGGTCGCCGTGAATTTCTCGGCAGCTCAATTCCATAACACCAGTATCCTACAGACAATCGTGCAGGCCCTCTCCCAAGCCAGAGTTGCTCCTCATCGTCTCGAAATCGAAATAACTGAGTCTATGCTGATCTCGAAGTACGCGCCGGCGTCAACGATCCTGAACTCACTCCTGCAATTGGGGGTGACGGTGGCACTCGACGATTTCGGAACGGGATATTCGTCGCTGACTTATTTGCTGAAACTGCCTTACACACGCATCAAGATCGATCAGTCCTTCATACGGGACATGTTGAGCCGACCGGATAGCGCGGCGATCGTAAAATCAATCATCACACTAACGCAGGACCTGCGGATCGGTGTGGTCGCCGAAGGCGTCGAAACCACCGAGCAGCTCGACTATTTGCGTCAAACCAAGTGTGATGAAGTGCAGGGATACCTCATCGGTCGACCGGTCGCGGCCGACCACATCTTCGCTCTGCTCGATCAAGACAAGCAACGGTCGACGCCTGCCGCTTGA
- a CDS encoding phage infection protein yields the protein MKQLSVELQHCYGIRALKEQFDFNSGSACAIYAPNGAMKSSLAKTFQDIADGKASGDRVFPERPTARKVVDETGVEIAPECVLVVRPYDEVFGHTERTSTLLVNAALREEYEKLHLDIDAAKDRLLAALKVQSGTKKDIEREISLAFTREEQQFYRALIRIRDELASQKGHPFADINYDIIFDEKVLTLLNTKDVKTAIESYIKKYNELLAASTYFKKGIFNYYNASTIAKSLADNGFFKAKHSIRLNADKAIDIADEKELEKLIKAEKDQISSDKDLRKKFSDLEKLIQRNATVREFDEYVSNNEHLLPELSNIDKFREEVWKSYLKANWDTYVDVVDKFQAAEKRRAEIEAQAATERTQWEEVIDVFNSRFFVPFKLEAKNRLSVMLGQEPMLSLGFRFEDGKDSAEVQKESLVEVLSTGEKKALYVLNVIFEIEARRKSGQKTLLVVDDIADSFDYKNKYAIIQYLMEIGEDSIFTQLILTHNFDFFRTINSRLLVPYSQCYMASKSEAGLQLARASGIQNVFVRDWKKAFFNDPMKRIASIPFMRNLIEYTKGEDDPDYLRLTSLLHCKADTASITESDLDKIYTGLFGGKGAWKKPGDTVVASIQSQAAQCIKDGSTSKLENKIVLSLAARFSAESFMVKKINDQKKVDAIKALQTTKLLSLYQACKDCDDGAVRVIQRVVLMTPENIHLNSFMYEPILDMSDDHLRALYQDVSKLS from the coding sequence ATGAAACAGCTTAGCGTCGAGCTGCAGCACTGCTACGGCATAAGGGCACTCAAAGAGCAGTTCGACTTCAATTCAGGCAGCGCTTGCGCGATCTACGCACCGAACGGCGCCATGAAATCATCCTTGGCGAAGACGTTTCAGGACATCGCGGACGGCAAGGCTTCAGGAGATCGAGTGTTCCCTGAACGTCCAACCGCCCGGAAGGTCGTCGACGAAACGGGGGTGGAGATCGCCCCGGAATGCGTATTGGTCGTCCGCCCCTATGACGAGGTGTTCGGTCACACCGAGAGGACATCCACCCTTCTCGTCAATGCGGCGCTTCGTGAGGAGTACGAGAAGCTCCACCTAGACATTGATGCCGCCAAGGACCGCCTGCTTGCGGCTCTGAAGGTTCAGTCCGGCACCAAAAAAGATATCGAAAGGGAGATATCACTCGCTTTTACGCGCGAAGAGCAGCAATTTTACCGAGCCTTGATCCGGATCAGAGACGAGCTAGCCTCTCAAAAAGGGCATCCGTTCGCGGACATCAATTACGACATCATCTTCGACGAGAAAGTGCTGACGCTCCTCAACACCAAGGACGTCAAGACAGCGATCGAGTCGTACATCAAGAAATACAACGAGCTGCTTGCCGCCTCGACCTATTTCAAAAAAGGTATCTTCAATTATTACAATGCCTCGACCATCGCGAAGAGCCTTGCGGACAATGGATTCTTCAAGGCCAAGCATTCGATACGCCTGAACGCCGATAAGGCGATAGACATCGCGGACGAAAAGGAGCTTGAGAAGCTCATCAAGGCGGAGAAGGACCAGATTTCAAGCGACAAGGATCTGCGTAAGAAATTTTCCGACCTGGAGAAGCTCATTCAGCGCAACGCCACGGTGCGGGAATTTGATGAATACGTCTCCAACAACGAACACCTGCTGCCGGAACTGTCCAATATCGACAAATTCCGGGAAGAGGTTTGGAAGTCCTATTTGAAGGCCAACTGGGACACCTACGTCGATGTGGTCGACAAGTTTCAGGCGGCGGAAAAGCGACGGGCCGAGATCGAGGCCCAAGCCGCGACCGAGCGTACACAGTGGGAAGAGGTCATCGACGTCTTCAACAGCCGGTTCTTCGTACCGTTTAAGCTGGAGGCCAAGAACCGCCTTTCGGTGATGTTGGGGCAAGAACCCATGCTCTCTTTGGGATTCCGCTTCGAGGACGGCAAGGATTCAGCGGAGGTGCAAAAGGAGTCGCTGGTGGAGGTCCTGAGCACCGGCGAAAAGAAGGCCCTCTATGTTCTCAACGTCATCTTCGAGATTGAGGCCCGCCGCAAATCCGGGCAGAAAACCCTCCTAGTGGTCGACGACATTGCCGACTCCTTCGATTACAAGAACAAATACGCGATCATCCAGTACCTGATGGAAATCGGCGAGGATTCGATCTTCACCCAACTCATTCTGACGCACAACTTCGACTTCTTCCGCACCATCAACAGCCGCCTGCTCGTCCCGTACTCTCAATGCTACATGGCGTCGAAGAGCGAGGCCGGTTTGCAGCTTGCGCGCGCCTCTGGGATTCAGAACGTTTTCGTCCGCGACTGGAAAAAGGCGTTTTTCAACGATCCCATGAAGAGGATCGCGTCAATTCCGTTCATGCGCAACCTCATTGAATACACCAAGGGCGAAGATGATCCCGATTACCTTCGCCTGACTTCCCTGCTTCACTGCAAAGCCGATACAGCCTCAATCACCGAAAGTGATCTCGACAAAATCTATACCGGCTTGTTTGGTGGCAAGGGCGCCTGGAAGAAGCCCGGCGACACGGTGGTCGCGTCGATCCAGTCCCAAGCGGCGCAATGCATCAAGGACGGCAGCACCTCCAAGCTTGAAAACAAGATCGTGCTCTCCTTAGCCGCGCGCTTCTCTGCGGAGAGCTTTATGGTCAAGAAAATCAATGACCAAAAGAAGGTCGACGCCATCAAGGCGCTCCAGACCACGAAGCTCCTTTCCCTTTATCAAGCCTGCAAGGATTGCGATGACGGCGCTGTGCGGGTCATTCAACGGGTTGTGTTGATGACGCCGGAAAACATCCATTTGAATTCGTTCATGTACGAACCCATCCTGGACATGTCCGACGACCATCTTCGCGCTCTTTATCAGGATGTGAGCAAGCTGAGCTAA
- a CDS encoding type II toxin-antitoxin system RelE/ParE family toxin, whose protein sequence is MNDLLRAIKPTVFVGSSKKDLRAFPAAVRSEIGQSLFEAQLGEYPRNAKPLKGFSGVLEIRDNFDGDTYRTVYTTRLEGVLYVLHAFQKKSTSGIATPRRHIDLIRQRLRDAEAIHKATKGDR, encoded by the coding sequence GTGAATGATCTACTGCGCGCGATCAAACCCACCGTATTCGTGGGTTCGAGCAAAAAGGACCTGCGGGCATTTCCCGCAGCCGTCCGAAGCGAGATCGGCCAGTCCCTTTTCGAAGCGCAGCTCGGCGAATACCCGCGCAACGCGAAGCCCCTGAAAGGCTTCAGCGGGGTTTTGGAGATTCGCGACAATTTCGACGGTGATACCTACCGCACCGTCTACACAACGCGTTTAGAGGGCGTCCTGTACGTCCTGCACGCTTTTCAGAAAAAATCGACCAGCGGAATCGCAACTCCGCGGAGGCATATTGACCTGATCCGGCAGCGCCTGCGCGACGCCGAGGCAATCCACAAAGCAACAAAGGGAGACCGATGA
- a CDS encoding helix-turn-helix transcriptional regulator yields MMSTKKKLPAHSRGSGNIFADLGLPNAEEHQLKAALIVQLKRLMAEREITQTEAAKLVEMKQPDLSKLLRGHFKLVSVEKLLRMLTAFDQDVEITVKPHRKRGEAGRITFIPA; encoded by the coding sequence ATGATGAGCACGAAGAAGAAGCTGCCCGCCCACAGCCGGGGCTCCGGCAACATTTTCGCCGACCTCGGCCTGCCGAATGCCGAAGAGCACCAGCTCAAGGCTGCCCTGATCGTTCAGTTGAAGCGGCTGATGGCCGAGCGGGAAATCACCCAGACCGAGGCCGCGAAGCTGGTTGAGATGAAACAGCCCGACCTCTCCAAGCTCCTGCGAGGGCATTTCAAGCTGGTTTCGGTGGAAAAGCTGCTGCGGATGCTCACGGCGTTCGACCAGGACGTCGAAATAACGGTAAAGCCACATCGGAAGCGTGGCGAGGCCGGCCGGATCACGTTCATTCCGGCCTAG
- a CDS encoding DUF2130 domain-containing protein, which translates to MTFNATVAKTAHEPILHCPNCNHEIPLTESLAAPLLAETRQRFQEQLASKDAEIARKAEALQQEREKLQRDREQIDDVVTSRLAAERGQLVAAEAKKAREAAAADVQARTNEVAELRQQLEANNAKLAEAQQAQVELIRKQRALDDEKRELDLTIEKRVQAQIDPIQIKARQEADEAARLRVAEKDQTIESMTRTIEELKRKAEQGSQQSQGEVLELELEELLRGRFPTDTIEPVGKGELGADVIQQVNGSIGQPAGIILWETKRTKAWSDGWLAKLRDDQRRTGADVALIISHALPKHIEQFDLVDGVWVAHPRCALPVAVALRQALIDVSTSRLVQQGQQTKMEQVYHYLTGTKFRQRVDAVVEKFNDMREDLDKERKFMGRQWAKRETQILAVIDSTVGMVGDLQAIAGKAMPEIPSLDMPLLENEVAPERKLG; encoded by the coding sequence ATGACATTCAACGCGACGGTGGCCAAAACCGCCCATGAGCCAATCCTTCACTGCCCGAACTGCAACCACGAGATCCCGCTGACCGAGTCGCTTGCGGCTCCCCTCCTGGCGGAGACACGCCAGCGTTTCCAGGAGCAACTGGCAAGCAAAGACGCGGAAATCGCGCGGAAGGCCGAGGCGCTCCAGCAAGAGCGCGAGAAACTCCAAAGGGATCGCGAGCAGATCGACGACGTGGTCACTAGCAGATTGGCGGCTGAGCGCGGCCAACTCGTTGCTGCGGAAGCGAAGAAGGCCCGCGAGGCGGCTGCGGCCGACGTTCAGGCCCGGACGAATGAGGTAGCCGAGCTCCGTCAGCAGCTCGAAGCGAACAACGCCAAGCTGGCAGAAGCGCAGCAGGCGCAGGTCGAACTCATCCGCAAGCAACGCGCGCTGGATGATGAGAAGCGCGAGCTTGACTTGACCATTGAGAAGCGCGTTCAGGCGCAGATTGACCCGATCCAGATCAAGGCCAGGCAGGAGGCCGACGAGGCTGCACGCCTGCGCGTAGCCGAAAAGGACCAGACGATTGAATCAATGACGCGCACCATCGAGGAGCTGAAACGCAAAGCTGAACAAGGATCGCAGCAGTCCCAGGGCGAAGTGCTGGAGCTTGAGCTAGAGGAATTACTTCGCGGCCGGTTTCCGACCGACACAATCGAGCCGGTTGGAAAAGGCGAGCTTGGCGCCGACGTGATCCAGCAGGTCAACGGATCGATTGGGCAGCCTGCCGGCATTATTCTATGGGAGACCAAACGTACCAAGGCGTGGAGCGACGGTTGGCTTGCGAAGTTGCGGGACGACCAGCGCCGCACTGGCGCCGACGTCGCCTTGATCATCTCCCACGCTCTGCCCAAGCATATCGAGCAGTTCGACTTGGTCGACGGCGTTTGGGTGGCCCATCCCCGCTGCGCATTGCCCGTGGCGGTCGCGCTCCGCCAGGCGCTGATCGACGTGAGTACCTCGCGCCTCGTCCAGCAAGGTCAACAAACTAAAATGGAGCAGGTTTACCACTACCTGACGGGAACGAAATTCCGGCAGCGTGTCGACGCCGTTGTCGAGAAGTTCAACGATATGCGCGAAGATCTCGACAAGGAACGCAAATTCATGGGCCGGCAGTGGGCCAAGCGGGAAACTCAAATCCTAGCGGTCATAGATTCCACTGTTGGAATGGTTGGAGACCTTCAGGCCATCGCGGGCAAGGCCATGCCGGAGATCCCGAGTTTGGACATGCCGTTGCTGGAGAACGAGGTCGCCCCCGAGCGAAAGTTAGGATGA